The genomic region ATTTTACTTTTCACCTACTATGAAAACATCAGTGGAGAGCTTGTTATTAAAATGATTGCGGGTTTCTGGGTAATCTTTAGTATGGAAATGATTACAGTTAAGCGGAAACGTGGCTTACCTGCAAAAGCATGGTGGATCCAGTGGGGCATTGTTTTGTTTATCGCTCTAGTACTTGGCTTCGGCCGTTTACCATTCGGTGTTAAATTATTTTAAACTGTATGAAAATAAGAAAAAACCTAAACCTGGGATAAAGCCAGGTTTAGGTTTTTTAATGTATAACGTAAACAGGAGAAGTCCTTTTACTATGTAATTGATCATACAAACGTTGAAATTCGTTTGATGCAATTGCCCCTTGCTCATATTTTTCATGACAAAATTTTACTAGCTCATTCGGAGAGGCTGGCCATTCGTTTCGTTCCTGTTCGTACAGACGAATTAAATCACTTAAACGCATTAGTTTGTACCTCCTTATTGTCGATGGTTTGATCGTAACATATATCAAGCCATTGCGGACGGTTATTCAGCCAATTTCTTACTGCTAATTTGTGGCAGACTGACCTGAAAATAACCGTTGACGAAAAAAAGTACAGTTGCGTAGAATCGATACTTTAAAATATCTAAGTACGGGTAAATTACTCATATAGGTCATTTAAGAAAAATATTGCTAAGGCGCCAGGACCTGCGTGCGCTCCAATTGCGGAACCAACATCATGAATAGCAATTTCCTGAGGGTTAAGGGTATCTTGAATTAATGATTCAAGTTTTTTTACACTATCAGGAGCATCGGCGTGACCTATAATGACGGTTTGTTTCGATATTTCTTTTGCACGTTCGCCTGTAATTTCCACCATTCGTTTATACACTTTTTTCGTTCCACGAATTTTTTCATGTGGGATAAGTTTTCCCTCTTCAATAATTAAGATTGGCTTAATATTTAGTAATCCGCCAACTATTGCAGACGTTCGACTCAAGCGACCACCGCGGAGTAAGTATTCTAAATTATCAACGGTCACGATATGCTCCATATGGTTGGCATAAAATTCAGCCGCTTTTACAATTTCATCCATTGAAGCACCTTGTTTTGCAAGTTCGGCAGCTTTTAAGACAATAAACCCTAATCCCATTGAAGCGCTTTTTGAATCCACAAGGTGAATCTGTGCATTAGGATGGGATTCTAATATTTGCTGTCTAGCAATTGTCGCACTTTGAAATGTTCCAGATAGTTGCGATGAAAATCCGATGTACAAGCATGGAAGCCCTCTTTCCACATAGGTAGAGAACGTTTTCATAAACGCTTCTGGAGATGGTTGAGAAGTTTTTGGGACAGCACCTTCTCTCATAGCGTCATATACACTTTTTGATTCAATGGTGACACCGTCTTCATAATCTTTTTCATTTAAATGGACGTTTAAAGGTACCATGTCGATTTCATATTCGCTATAATAGGACTTTGGTAAGTCAGCACCACTATCTGTAATGATTTTAATACTCATGTTTATCACCTACTTAAAAAATTTTAAAATTAACAAAAGCATTTTATACCATCGAGTATAGCATAAAAAGGAGGACACTATGTTTTTATTTGAAGCGAAACGCTTTGCGATTGTCATATTTGGTGCATTGTTGAATGCAGTTTCATTAAATTTATTTTTGATTGAGGCAAATGTTTATGCGAGTGGCTTTACAGGAATAGCCCAGCTTACTTCGAGTATATTTAAGGACTTTTTAAATATTGATTTATCTACTGGTATACTCCTATTTTTACTAAATATACCTGTTATTATATTAGGATGGAAAAAAGTCGGAAAAGGATTTACGATTTACAGTTTAATATCTGTAGCAGCTACAACTTTATTTTTGGAGACGATACCGCTGGTAAAGTTAGCGGACGATATTTTACTGAACGCAGTATTTGGTGGTGTGATTGCAGCAGTAGGTATAGGCTTAACGTTAAAATGGGGTGCCTCAACAGGTGGAATGGACATCGTGGCTATGGTGTTATCTCGCATGAAAGACCGACCAATCGGATTATATTTCCTTGTCATGAATGGATTTATCATTTTTATGGCAGGATGGTTATATGACCCAGAAAAAGCCTTGTATACGATGGTTACATTATATGTTCTTACACGAGTGATTGATGCACTCCATACACGTCATGAAAAATTAACAGCAATGATTATTACAACGAAAGCAGACGATTTAGTAACAGCTATACAATCGAATATGGTACGTGGGATAACAACAATTCCTGCGAAAGGTGCTTTTACAAAAGAAGAAAAGGATATGCTCATTATGGTCATTACAAGGTATGAGCTTTACGATTTAGAAAAAATTATTACTGAAGTAGATCCGAATGCCTTTACGAATATTGTACAAACGACTGGTATATTTGGTTTCTTTCGTAGAGAAGATGAAAAGATCG from Salirhabdus salicampi harbors:
- a CDS encoding YisL family protein codes for the protein MTHLHITSWVLALILFAVIFSLTNKGKEKPAKILQMVLRLVYLLILFSGILLFTYYENISGELVIKMIAGFWVIFSMEMITVKRKRGLPAKAWWIQWGIVLFIALVLGFGRLPFGVKLF
- the yppF gene encoding YppF family protein is translated as MRLSDLIRLYEQERNEWPASPNELVKFCHEKYEQGAIASNEFQRLYDQLHSKRTSPVYVIH
- a CDS encoding DegV family protein, with the translated sequence MSIKIITDSGADLPKSYYSEYEIDMVPLNVHLNEKDYEDGVTIESKSVYDAMREGAVPKTSQPSPEAFMKTFSTYVERGLPCLYIGFSSQLSGTFQSATIARQQILESHPNAQIHLVDSKSASMGLGFIVLKAAELAKQGASMDEIVKAAEFYANHMEHIVTVDNLEYLLRGGRLSRTSAIVGGLLNIKPILIIEEGKLIPHEKIRGTKKVYKRMVEITGERAKEISKQTVIIGHADAPDSVKKLESLIQDTLNPQEIAIHDVGSAIGAHAGPGALAIFFLNDLYE
- a CDS encoding YitT family protein; this translates as MFLFEAKRFAIVIFGALLNAVSLNLFLIEANVYASGFTGIAQLTSSIFKDFLNIDLSTGILLFLLNIPVIILGWKKVGKGFTIYSLISVAATTLFLETIPLVKLADDILLNAVFGGVIAAVGIGLTLKWGASTGGMDIVAMVLSRMKDRPIGLYFLVMNGFIIFMAGWLYDPEKALYTMVTLYVLTRVIDALHTRHEKLTAMIITTKADDLVTAIQSNMVRGITTIPAKGAFTKEEKDMLIMVITRYELYDLEKIITEVDPNAFTNIVQTTGIFGFFRREDEKIV